The Paraburkholderia sabiae genome includes a region encoding these proteins:
- a CDS encoding extracellular solute-binding protein, producing MKLSSTVAALAAVFAIGAAAPAWSQTKTIYIGMNGGPMEKAYTSQVLPDFEKANNVKVVVVPGTSSDVLAKLLANRNSPQMHVVFLDDGVMARAVSMGVCQKLDDAPVLKELYPFARMKDDIGAGVQLGMTGIGYNTKLFAEKGWAPPTSWMDFANPKYKGKVVFQSASSSTFGLHGFLAINRLMGGSDQNVEPGFSKWSTTVGPNVVEYIPNSAKLSEMVQTGEAGIFPLTPTAVGDLQDKGIPVGYANPKEGAVLLLVDLCVVKNNADPQLAQKLAQFLLSAPAQSKAAAAGKQIPTNEHATMTPAMQKSLGNLDDLVKKVTVVDWDSINAHRAQWDQRWNRQIEQ from the coding sequence ATGAAGCTGTCAAGCACGGTCGCGGCACTGGCCGCCGTCTTCGCGATCGGCGCCGCCGCGCCTGCCTGGTCGCAAACCAAAACGATCTACATCGGCATGAACGGCGGTCCGATGGAGAAGGCGTACACGAGTCAGGTGCTGCCCGACTTCGAGAAGGCCAACAACGTGAAAGTGGTGGTGGTGCCGGGCACGTCGTCGGATGTGCTCGCGAAACTGCTCGCGAATCGCAACAGCCCGCAGATGCACGTCGTGTTTCTCGACGATGGCGTGATGGCCCGCGCCGTCAGCATGGGCGTATGCCAGAAGCTCGACGATGCGCCCGTGCTCAAGGAGCTGTATCCGTTCGCGCGGATGAAGGACGATATCGGCGCGGGCGTGCAACTCGGCATGACGGGCATCGGCTACAACACGAAGCTGTTCGCGGAGAAAGGCTGGGCGCCGCCTACGTCATGGATGGACTTCGCCAATCCGAAGTACAAGGGCAAAGTGGTGTTTCAATCCGCGTCGAGCAGCACGTTCGGCCTGCACGGCTTTCTCGCGATCAACCGTCTGATGGGCGGCAGCGATCAGAACGTCGAGCCGGGCTTCAGCAAGTGGTCGACCACGGTAGGGCCGAATGTCGTCGAGTACATTCCGAATTCGGCGAAGCTCTCGGAGATGGTGCAGACGGGCGAAGCAGGCATTTTCCCGCTGACACCGACGGCCGTCGGCGATCTGCAGGACAAGGGCATTCCCGTCGGCTACGCGAATCCGAAAGAAGGCGCGGTACTGCTGCTCGTCGATCTGTGCGTCGTGAAGAACAACGCGGACCCGCAGCTTGCGCAGAAGCTCGCGCAGTTCCTGCTGTCGGCGCCGGCGCAATCGAAAGCGGCGGCAGCCGGCAAGCAGATTCCGACCAACGAGCACGCGACGATGACGCCCGCGATGCAAAAGAGCCTCGGCAATCTCGACGATCTGGTGAAGAAGGTGACGGTGGTCGATTGGGATTCGATCAACGCGCACCGCGCGCAGTGGGATCAGCGCTGGAACCGGCAGATCGAACAGTAA
- a CDS encoding peroxiredoxin, which produces MAIRLGEVAPDFEAETTQGTIRFHEWIGDSWAILFSHPKDFTPVCTTELGYMAGLKPEFDKRNTKIIGLSIDPVTDHQKWAKDIEETQGNAVNYPMIGDHDLKVAKLYDMIHPEASGGPRTAVDNATVRAVFLIGPDKKVKATFVYPMSSGRNFDEVLRLLDSLQLSAKHTVATPVNWKPGEDVIIPTSVSDDAAKEKYPQGFKTLKPYLRYVQQPK; this is translated from the coding sequence ATGGCGATTCGACTAGGAGAAGTAGCCCCCGATTTCGAGGCGGAAACCACGCAAGGCACGATTCGTTTTCATGAGTGGATCGGCGATAGCTGGGCCATTCTGTTCTCGCATCCAAAAGACTTCACGCCCGTCTGCACGACCGAACTCGGCTATATGGCGGGACTCAAGCCGGAGTTCGACAAACGCAATACGAAGATCATCGGGCTCAGCATCGACCCTGTCACCGATCACCAGAAGTGGGCGAAGGACATCGAAGAAACGCAGGGCAACGCGGTCAACTATCCGATGATTGGCGACCACGATCTGAAAGTCGCGAAGCTCTATGACATGATTCACCCGGAAGCGAGCGGCGGTCCGCGCACGGCGGTCGACAACGCGACGGTACGTGCGGTCTTCCTGATCGGGCCGGACAAGAAGGTCAAGGCGACGTTCGTCTATCCGATGAGTTCGGGCCGCAACTTCGATGAAGTGCTGCGTTTGCTCGACTCGCTGCAACTGAGCGCGAAGCACACGGTTGCAACGCCGGTGAACTGGAAGCCGGGCGAAGACGTGATTATTCCGACGTCCGTTTCCGACGACGCGGCGAAGGAAAAGTATCCGCAGGGCTTCAAGACGTTGAAGCCGTATCTTCGCTACGTGCAGCAACCGAAGTAA
- a CDS encoding MBL fold metallo-hydrolase, translating to MIFRQLFDQQSSTYTYLLADSDTREAVLIDPVFEQARRDAALLDELRLRLLCTIDTHVHADHVTGAWLLKKRTGSEIAISAASGAEGADRYVSHGDSIAFGARHLQVRATPGHTNGCISLVLDDESMAFTGDCLLIRGTGRTDFQNGSPHALYHAVHEQLFSLPETCLLYPAHDYRGLTVTSVAEERRFNPRLGGELCEEDFSGYMTNLGLPHPRQIDVAVPANMKCGVAANDPSQKPLPEWAPLTYTFAGIWEIHPQWLEEHLQAVQILDVREPDEYDGPLGRIPEAKLISLGSLAKRTAELGKERPIVTVCRAGGRSAQATVILRQAGFEDVANLAGGMLRWRAEGRVVENGSV from the coding sequence CTGATCTTCCGACAGCTGTTCGACCAGCAATCGTCGACCTATACCTATCTGCTCGCGGACAGCGACACGCGCGAAGCCGTGCTTATCGACCCGGTATTCGAACAGGCGCGCCGCGATGCAGCGCTGCTCGACGAGTTGCGCCTTCGCCTGCTTTGTACGATCGACACGCACGTTCACGCGGATCATGTGACGGGCGCGTGGCTGCTGAAAAAGCGCACCGGCAGTGAGATTGCGATATCGGCGGCGAGTGGCGCGGAAGGCGCGGACCGCTATGTGAGTCACGGCGATTCGATTGCGTTCGGTGCGCGTCATCTTCAGGTGCGTGCAACGCCTGGTCATACGAATGGCTGCATCAGTCTCGTACTCGACGATGAATCGATGGCTTTCACGGGCGACTGTCTGCTGATTCGCGGAACAGGGCGCACCGACTTTCAGAACGGCAGTCCGCATGCGCTGTATCACGCAGTGCACGAACAGCTATTCTCGCTGCCCGAAACCTGCCTGCTGTATCCGGCGCACGATTATCGCGGACTCACGGTGACGAGCGTCGCCGAAGAGCGGCGCTTCAACCCGCGGCTCGGCGGCGAACTGTGCGAAGAAGATTTCAGCGGCTACATGACGAATCTCGGCTTGCCGCATCCGCGGCAGATCGACGTGGCTGTTCCTGCGAACATGAAGTGCGGCGTTGCGGCAAACGATCCTTCACAAAAGCCGCTGCCCGAATGGGCTCCCCTTACGTACACGTTCGCGGGGATCTGGGAGATTCATCCGCAATGGCTCGAAGAGCATCTGCAGGCGGTGCAGATTCTCGACGTGCGCGAGCCGGATGAATACGACGGTCCGCTCGGGCGTATTCCCGAAGCGAAGCTGATCTCGCTCGGCAGTCTTGCGAAACGCACGGCGGAACTCGGCAAGGAGCGCCCCATCGTCACGGTATGTCGCGCGGGCGGCCGCTCGGCGCAGGCGACGGTGATTCTTCGCCAGGCCGGTTTCGAGGATGTCGCGAATCTCGCGGGCGGCATGTTGCGCTGGCGCGCGGAAGGACGTGTCGTCGAAAACGGCAGCGTGTAG
- a CDS encoding aminotransferase-like domain-containing protein: MASSRHKAAHSNGVTTETDQTNGDAVQTKRATYIEVSASIEDEIRGGVYPPGSRLPPQRQLATELGINVSTVSRAYKELQLRGLVIGSKRRGSLVTGGAMPRVETASAANAAPGGAIDLTVNRPATGEFLACLATTLPNLPRDPRYPSLQEYQPPQGPDWARAAGAKWMAAPGFTPSPEHLVVTSGAQHGLYAVLNSLIGTDGVIIADRLTYYGLKALAPVFQFEIVSVPSDRDGLITDEVERICSRVPVKAIFTVPNLQNPTVTTMSLERRVALVDIARRYGVAIIEDDVYGPLVSQRLPTLASLCPELTFHIAATSKILAPGLRLGYLLSPPERSALAAEAVRTTAWMPAPMSMLIATIWIEDGTARRIMDAQLAEIRVRHDLARQILPQEWLESDPACMFVWLKLPPPWRADDFAANAKARGVVVMPSSAFAVDRAEVEHGVRINLACASSREQLVSALQTLAHALRDRPRALFGTI, encoded by the coding sequence ATGGCTTCCAGCAGACACAAGGCGGCACACAGCAACGGTGTCACGACCGAAACGGACCAGACAAACGGCGATGCCGTCCAGACAAAACGCGCGACCTATATCGAGGTTTCGGCGTCGATCGAGGACGAGATTCGCGGCGGCGTCTATCCGCCGGGCAGCCGTCTGCCGCCGCAGCGTCAGCTCGCGACGGAACTCGGCATCAACGTGTCGACGGTGTCGCGCGCGTACAAGGAATTGCAGCTGCGCGGCCTGGTGATCGGCAGCAAGCGGCGCGGTTCGCTGGTGACGGGCGGCGCGATGCCGCGTGTCGAGACGGCGAGTGCGGCCAATGCTGCGCCGGGCGGCGCGATCGACCTGACCGTCAACCGGCCCGCGACGGGCGAATTCCTCGCGTGCCTCGCCACGACGCTTCCCAATCTGCCGCGCGATCCGCGCTATCCATCGCTACAGGAATATCAGCCGCCGCAAGGCCCCGACTGGGCGCGCGCGGCGGGCGCGAAGTGGATGGCGGCGCCTGGGTTCACGCCGTCGCCGGAACATCTCGTCGTGACGAGCGGCGCGCAGCACGGTCTCTATGCCGTGCTCAACAGCCTGATCGGAACGGACGGCGTGATCATCGCGGACCGGCTCACGTACTACGGTCTGAAAGCGCTCGCGCCCGTATTTCAGTTCGAGATCGTCAGTGTGCCGAGCGACCGCGACGGCCTGATCACCGATGAAGTCGAACGCATTTGCAGCCGTGTGCCCGTCAAGGCGATCTTCACGGTGCCGAATCTGCAGAACCCCACGGTGACGACGATGAGTCTCGAACGGCGCGTCGCGCTCGTCGATATCGCGCGTCGTTATGGCGTGGCAATCATCGAAGACGACGTCTATGGTCCGCTCGTCTCGCAGCGCCTGCCGACACTCGCTAGCCTGTGTCCCGAGCTGACGTTTCATATCGCCGCGACGTCGAAGATCCTCGCGCCCGGCTTGCGGCTCGGCTATCTGCTGAGTCCGCCCGAACGCTCCGCGCTCGCCGCCGAAGCCGTCCGCACCACTGCATGGATGCCCGCGCCGATGTCGATGCTGATCGCAACGATATGGATCGAGGACGGCACCGCGCGGCGCATCATGGACGCGCAACTGGCCGAGATTCGCGTGCGGCACGACCTTGCGCGGCAGATCCTGCCGCAGGAGTGGCTGGAGTCCGATCCCGCGTGCATGTTCGTGTGGCTCAAGCTGCCGCCGCCGTGGCGCGCCGACGATTTCGCCGCGAACGCGAAAGCGCGCGGCGTGGTGGTGATGCCGTCGTCAGCGTTCGCTGTTGATCGCGCGGAAGTCGAGCATGGCGTGCGGATCAATCTCGCATGCGCGTCGTCGCGCGAGCAGCTGGTGAGCGCGTTGCAGACGCTCGCGCATGCATTGCGCGATCGTCCGCGTGCGCTGTTCGGTACGATTTAA
- a CDS encoding amino acid permease, translated as MAESSTHVRAAGDGLERTQESTQESTSPRLGVALRQRHVTMISLGGIIGAGLFVGSSATLSTVGPAACLSYLVAGIVVLLVMRMLGEMALAVPGVGSFTEYARIGLGDWAGFTSGWLYWYFWVIVVAVEAVAGAAILQRWIPAPVWMIGLVLLSVMTFINLMSVKSYGEFEFWFASIKVAAIIVFIAIGAAWVFGFGHTHSAWSNLTAAKGFLPFGTMSVFAAVPTVIFAVGGAEIATIAAAESDNPAKSVAAMTRSVILRVITFYVGSMFLIACIVPWTSIVTGHSPFVAALETMHVPGAADIMNAIVLVAVLSALNSGLYVSSRILFRLAGRGDAPRALLRLTPSRVPRLAVLLSSVVGYVAIIAAIVSPQGVFLFLVNASGAVMLFVYLATALAQIRIRRRLGAQGVQPELPMWLFPWLSYAVVVAIIGVLLAMGMDAELRPQLMASVASLAVASAAWLLAAKRRPASDADNGTRTGYLAAADGRALSGER; from the coding sequence ATGGCAGAGAGCAGCACACACGTCCGCGCGGCGGGCGACGGCCTGGAAAGAACGCAGGAAAGCACGCAGGAAAGCACGAGCCCCCGTCTCGGCGTGGCATTGCGTCAACGGCACGTCACGATGATTTCGCTCGGCGGCATCATCGGCGCGGGTCTTTTTGTGGGCAGCAGCGCGACGCTCAGCACGGTCGGGCCGGCTGCGTGCCTGTCGTACCTGGTCGCGGGCATCGTCGTGCTACTGGTGATGCGCATGCTCGGCGAGATGGCGCTCGCCGTCCCGGGCGTCGGCTCGTTCACCGAATACGCGCGCATCGGCCTCGGCGACTGGGCGGGCTTCACGAGCGGCTGGCTCTACTGGTACTTCTGGGTGATCGTCGTCGCCGTCGAAGCGGTCGCGGGCGCCGCGATCCTGCAGCGCTGGATACCGGCGCCCGTGTGGATGATCGGGCTCGTGCTGCTGTCGGTGATGACGTTCATCAACCTGATGTCGGTGAAGTCGTACGGCGAATTCGAGTTCTGGTTCGCGTCGATCAAGGTCGCGGCCATCATCGTGTTCATCGCGATCGGCGCGGCGTGGGTGTTCGGCTTCGGCCACACGCACAGTGCGTGGAGCAATCTGACGGCGGCGAAGGGCTTCCTGCCGTTCGGCACGATGTCCGTGTTCGCGGCCGTGCCGACCGTGATCTTCGCGGTGGGCGGCGCGGAAATCGCGACGATCGCCGCCGCCGAGTCCGACAATCCGGCGAAGAGCGTCGCCGCGATGACGCGCTCGGTGATCCTGCGCGTGATCACGTTCTACGTCGGCTCGATGTTCCTGATCGCGTGCATCGTGCCGTGGACGAGCATCGTGACGGGCCATTCGCCGTTCGTCGCCGCGCTCGAAACGATGCACGTGCCGGGTGCCGCCGACATCATGAACGCGATCGTGCTCGTCGCCGTGCTGTCGGCGCTCAATTCCGGGCTGTATGTGTCGTCGCGCATTCTGTTCCGTCTCGCGGGCCGTGGCGATGCGCCGCGCGCGCTGCTGCGCCTCACGCCGTCGCGCGTGCCTCGCCTTGCCGTGCTGTTGAGCAGCGTGGTCGGCTACGTGGCGATCATCGCGGCCATCGTGTCGCCGCAGGGCGTGTTTCTGTTTCTCGTGAATGCATCGGGCGCGGTGATGCTGTTCGTCTACCTCGCAACTGCGCTCGCGCAAATCCGCATTCGCCGGCGACTCGGCGCGCAGGGCGTGCAACCCGAACTGCCGATGTGGCTCTTTCCGTGGCTCTCGTATGCGGTCGTCGTGGCGATCATCGGCGTGCTGCTCGCGATGGGCATGGATGCCGAACTGCGTCCGCAACTGATGGCGAGCGTTGCGAGTCTCGCGGTGGCGTCGGCGGCGTGGTTGCTCGCGGCGAAGCGCCGTCCTGCAAGTGATGCGGATAACGGCACGCGCACGGGCTATCTCGCTGCCGCCGACGGCCGCGCGTTGTCGGGAGAGCGTTGA
- a CDS encoding NAD(P)/FAD-dependent oxidoreductase yields MAEIGIVGAGFIGLASAGWLMRDGHRVTLFDPSGVAQGASFGNAGTFAPYGCIPVNNPSVFRDLPRFLLSSESPFRLRWSYLPHVMPWLARFMVNSTRSRYEASAGALAALLAQAQAGYAPLLEEPALAKYVRPRECLYLYSSAASFDASRASLNLREQLGVSFDASRASLNLREQLGVSFDVLSGADVRALEPSLAPIFERGVLFSDSWHFSDPQGFLTSLYELLATRGLELERKAVSALAPAAQGVTLTTDDGVQRRFDHVVVATGARSAKFAAQCGDRVPLDTERGYHVRYRGATQLISRPVGWAERGFYMTPMDDGVRVAGTVELGGFSDERNRSLLDLLTFSSKRALPALQQPDSSWLGFRPTMPDGVPVLGRASASERVIYAFGHQHLGLTLAGVSGRIVSDLVARRSPPLDLSRYAATRF; encoded by the coding sequence ATGGCAGAGATCGGCATTGTCGGCGCGGGATTCATCGGGCTTGCGAGCGCCGGCTGGCTGATGCGCGACGGGCATCGCGTGACGCTGTTCGATCCGTCCGGTGTGGCGCAGGGCGCGTCGTTCGGCAACGCGGGCACGTTCGCGCCGTATGGCTGCATTCCCGTGAACAACCCGTCCGTGTTTCGCGATCTGCCGCGCTTTCTGCTGTCGAGCGAGAGCCCGTTCCGTTTGCGCTGGAGCTATCTGCCGCACGTGATGCCGTGGCTCGCGCGCTTCATGGTCAACTCGACGCGGAGCCGTTACGAAGCGAGTGCGGGCGCACTTGCCGCGTTGCTCGCGCAGGCACAGGCCGGCTACGCGCCGCTGCTCGAAGAGCCCGCGCTCGCAAAATATGTGCGGCCGCGCGAGTGTTTGTATCTGTATTCGAGCGCGGCTTCGTTCGATGCATCGCGTGCTTCATTGAATCTGCGCGAGCAGCTCGGTGTGTCGTTCGATGCATCGCGTGCTTCATTGAATCTGCGCGAGCAGCTCGGTGTGTCGTTCGATGTTTTGTCTGGTGCGGACGTGCGCGCGCTCGAACCTTCGCTTGCGCCGATCTTCGAGCGCGGCGTGCTATTCAGCGACAGCTGGCACTTCTCCGATCCGCAAGGCTTTCTGACGTCGCTGTATGAGTTGCTCGCGACGCGAGGCCTCGAACTCGAACGCAAGGCAGTGAGCGCGCTAGCGCCCGCCGCGCAAGGCGTGACGCTGACGACGGACGATGGCGTGCAGCGGCGCTTCGATCATGTCGTCGTCGCGACAGGCGCGCGTTCCGCGAAGTTCGCGGCGCAATGCGGCGACCGTGTGCCGCTCGATACCGAGCGCGGCTATCACGTGCGCTATCGCGGCGCGACGCAACTGATTTCGCGGCCCGTCGGCTGGGCCGAACGCGGCTTCTACATGACGCCGATGGACGACGGCGTGCGCGTCGCGGGCACGGTCGAACTGGGCGGCTTCAGCGACGAGCGCAACCGTTCGCTGCTCGATCTGCTGACGTTTTCGTCGAAGCGCGCGTTGCCCGCGCTACAGCAGCCCGACAGTTCGTGGCTGGGCTTCCGGCCCACGATGCCCGACGGTGTGCCCGTGCTGGGCCGCGCCAGCGCCAGCGAGCGCGTGATTTACGCATTCGGTCATCAGCATCTCGGGCTGACGCTGGCGGGCGTGAGCGGGCGCATCGTTTCCGATCTGGTCGCGCGGCGCTCGCCGCCGCTCGATCTGTCGCGTTACGCGGCGACGCGGTTCTGA
- a CDS encoding branched-chain amino acid ABC transporter substrate-binding protein, whose product MNRRTWLFRLAVCALAAQTSFAFGADPEVVKIGFVGPLTGPVARVGKDLQYGAQLALDEENAKHPTIAGKPVKFVLDVQDDQADPRVAIQVAQKLVDDGVVGVIGHYNSGCSIPASAVYHNANVAMITPGSTNPQLTKQGFKNVFRTMGHDGIGGVVAGHFVVEQMKAKRIGIIDDRTAFGQGLADAFEKGVKEANGNIVSREFTNDKAVDFRAILTSLKSKNVDVIFFGGLDEQGAMLVKQMRSLGMQTQLFGAGALKSNAFLQIAGASGERTQDLEPGPALDKLPAAQDFGKRYKARFNQDVELYAPFAYDAALAMIKAIHDADSLDRQKIVASLAKVSLTGVTGKITFDPYGDLIKPPYTLFEVQQGQWKSVRTVGGGV is encoded by the coding sequence ATGAATCGACGTACATGGCTGTTCAGGTTGGCAGTTTGCGCTCTGGCCGCGCAAACTTCGTTCGCATTCGGCGCCGATCCGGAAGTGGTCAAGATCGGCTTTGTCGGACCGTTGACGGGCCCTGTCGCGCGCGTCGGCAAGGACTTGCAATATGGCGCGCAACTCGCGCTCGATGAAGAGAACGCGAAGCATCCGACCATCGCGGGCAAGCCCGTCAAGTTCGTGCTCGATGTACAGGACGATCAGGCCGATCCGCGCGTGGCGATCCAGGTCGCGCAGAAGCTCGTCGACGATGGCGTAGTCGGCGTGATCGGCCATTACAACTCGGGGTGCAGCATTCCGGCTTCGGCCGTGTATCACAACGCGAATGTCGCGATGATCACGCCGGGCTCGACCAATCCGCAACTCACGAAGCAGGGCTTCAAGAACGTGTTTCGCACGATGGGGCACGACGGCATCGGCGGTGTGGTGGCGGGGCATTTCGTCGTCGAGCAGATGAAGGCGAAGCGCATCGGCATCATCGACGATCGCACGGCGTTCGGTCAGGGTCTCGCGGATGCCTTCGAAAAAGGCGTGAAGGAAGCGAACGGCAATATCGTGTCGCGCGAATTCACCAACGACAAGGCCGTCGATTTCCGCGCGATTCTCACGTCGTTGAAGAGCAAGAATGTCGATGTGATTTTCTTCGGCGGACTGGACGAGCAGGGCGCGATGCTGGTCAAGCAGATGCGCTCGCTCGGCATGCAGACGCAACTATTCGGTGCGGGCGCGTTGAAGAGTAATGCGTTCCTGCAGATTGCGGGTGCTTCCGGCGAACGCACGCAGGATCTCGAACCGGGACCGGCGCTCGATAAACTGCCCGCCGCGCAGGACTTCGGCAAGCGCTATAAGGCGCGCTTCAATCAGGATGTCGAGCTGTATGCGCCGTTTGCGTATGACGCCGCGCTGGCGATGATCAAGGCGATTCACGATGCGGATTCGCTCGACCGGCAGAAGATCGTCGCGAGCCTGGCCAAAGTCTCGCTGACGGGCGTGACGGGGAAGATCACGTTCGATCCATATGGCGATCTGATCAAGCCGCCTTATACGCTCTTCGAAGTGCAGCAGGGGCAGTGGAAGAGTGTGAGGACCGTGGGCGGAGGGGTGTGA
- a CDS encoding Hcp family type VI secretion system effector, giving the protein MSNDVFIKIDSITGESQDALHPGEIQVADWTWKMSQQSSMMSGSGGGAAKATVEDLVFFHQIDRASPNLMSYCLTGKHVPTAVLTMRKAGGLPVDFLRITMRDVVVTGVEMSASYEQVRLSFASVKQEYLVQNAQGGSSGVVTGMFDIKQNTQGR; this is encoded by the coding sequence ATGTCAAATGACGTATTTATAAAAATCGATAGCATTACGGGAGAATCGCAGGACGCACTGCATCCTGGAGAAATTCAGGTTGCCGATTGGACCTGGAAGATGTCGCAGCAGTCGTCAATGATGTCGGGGTCGGGTGGCGGTGCGGCCAAGGCCACCGTGGAAGATCTCGTGTTTTTCCATCAGATCGATCGGGCGAGTCCAAACCTGATGTCGTATTGCCTGACGGGGAAACATGTTCCGACGGCCGTATTGACGATGCGAAAGGCGGGAGGCCTACCCGTCGACTTTTTGCGAATCACGATGCGCGATGTAGTCGTCACCGGCGTAGAAATGTCCGCGAGCTATGAACAGGTTCGCCTGTCGTTCGCAAGCGTAAAACAGGAATATCTCGTGCAAAACGCCCAAGGCGGTAGTAGCGGCGTCGTCACCGGTATGTTCGACATTAAACAAAACACTCAAGGGCGCTAG